One Phaseolus vulgaris cultivar G19833 chromosome 2, P. vulgaris v2.0, whole genome shotgun sequence DNA window includes the following coding sequences:
- the LOC137809160 gene encoding uncharacterized protein encodes MAPYERELCGLFLGAKYNSARLIKDEFDVLALKKYIDSMSGKDRRQALLELAKLRGTKGTGSSSSTTEPIAAPPLSVAPAEGPEQGRKRKRLVKASTSLATAAAAASTEEESSGSPLIHRQRKLPVVEGASSLQPGEIEVVEVEEGSPPPPSTQPAPEPTCLPSACQQLPPTSQPPSPSPAGQSPGPSAPPAGGASARPGGPHHHCQSPLHLLNVVDPARAQAPLEPATRTLAGQMVLSLEFSTQHRKQIALEKRVKELEHDKESLRSDFEAAQGSVELMRGMVEKARREYLAQVQETIKTEILMGQTVSSLDCAVVELRAETSSLRQLNSQLVGELESTKEAAAAGEKKLEEVVGKLSEAKGQLEEVASSLAAITTERNAAEASKQKLEAEKADLMNYSEFV; translated from the exons atggccccctacgagcgcgagctatgtgggctgttcctgggggccaagtacaactctgctcGCCTCATCAAAGATGAGTTCGATGTGTTGGCCCTGAAAAAgtacatag ATTCAATGTCGGGGAAAGACAGGAGGCAAgccttgctggagcttgccaaactTCGGGGAACCAAGggaactggctcctcttcttctaccactgagcccatcgcagcccctcctctctcggtcgcgccagctgaaggccccgagcaaggaaggaaaagaaaaagactgGTTAAGGCTTCTACTTCACTTGCtactgctgctgctgctgcctcaaccgaagaggaaagctctggctctcctcttatacaccgCCAGAGGAAATTGCCAGTGGTTGAGGGGgcttcgtctctccagcctggggagatcgaggtggtggaggtagaggaaggttcaccccctcctccctctactcaacctgccccagAGCCCACATGCCTTCCTTCTGCCTGCCAACAGTTGCCTCCAACTTCTCAACCGCCATCTCCctccccagcaggccaatcacctggtccatctgcTCCTCCTGCTGGGGGTGCTTCTGCTCGACCTGGGGGTCCCCACCACCACTGCCAATCCCCACTGCAcctgctgaatgtggtggatccagctcgcgcccaagcgccTCTGGAGCCAGCCACGAGAACTTTagcagg gcagatggtgctctctttggagttttccacccagcaccgcaagcaaatagccctggagaagagggtgaaggagcttgagcacgacaaggagtcactgcgaagtgacttcgaagctgctcaAGGGTCTGTAgagctgatgcggggcatggtggaaaaagctaggagggagtacctagcgcaggtccaagagaccatcaagacggagatcttgatggggcagactgttaGCTCTCTGGACTGCGCGGTGGTGGAGCTacgggccgagacctcctccctacgccaactgaactctcaactagtgggggagctcgagtccaccaaagaagcgGCTGCTGCTGGAGAGAAAaaacttgaggaggtggtgggcaaactgtctgaagccaAGGGCCAACTGGAAGAAgttgcctcctcccttgctgccatTACCACTGAGAgaaatgctgcggaggcctcaaagcaaaaactggaggcggagaaagctgatttgatgaac TACTCAgaatttgtataa